In one window of Poriferisphaera corsica DNA:
- a CDS encoding S1 RNA-binding domain-containing protein — MESNQGNSQEQAPEIQATAEQPAQPTPEPAPAQPEQTAEPVAAETPTPAAPAPAEPATETNLEKEIEAALGGQSLDKIMEADEAKTKELAEAASADSDNKDPGEFHSTVRRGRIAAIRGDDVFIDLAGEELKLQGVVPAAQFDRPPRIGTIMDFVVDHIDESQGLVFLSREGAVSQANWQQLKAGMSIEARCTATNKGGLELELVGSIKGFMPASQIDTHHVEDLEQFVGQKLTGVVQEIDHKAKRVVLSRRQQLDIERKAAKEKVLAEIEVGQVLTGKVRSIVDFGAFIDLGGVDGLVHVTDMSYTHVNKPADFVKVGEEVEVKVLKLDKEKDRISLGMKQVKPDPWSLVDGKYKVGDQVEGKILRTANFGAFVELEAGIEGLLPISEMSWGRVRSANDVVKVGDKIHLAIISLDPEKHKMSLSIKSSLGDPWVGAEHKYAKLSVIKGKVLSLTTFGAFIELESGVEGLIHISELSDKRVRSVDSVLNVGEEHEFRVIEISESERKIKLSIKAIGKSEEEIAKSSEPRGGKRDPRPSQMTSSRRPKRDDLKSGLGDVGGMGLGGLKLEDFLK, encoded by the coding sequence ATGGAATCGAATCAAGGCAATTCACAGGAACAGGCTCCCGAAATTCAGGCAACCGCGGAGCAACCCGCTCAGCCGACACCAGAGCCAGCACCTGCTCAACCCGAGCAGACTGCAGAACCCGTCGCCGCAGAAACCCCAACACCCGCCGCACCTGCACCTGCAGAACCAGCGACGGAAACCAACCTCGAGAAAGAAATCGAAGCAGCGCTCGGCGGCCAATCTCTCGACAAAATCATGGAAGCCGACGAAGCCAAAACCAAAGAGCTTGCAGAAGCCGCTTCAGCTGACTCAGATAACAAAGATCCAGGCGAGTTCCACTCTACCGTCCGTCGTGGCCGTATCGCTGCAATCCGCGGCGACGATGTCTTCATCGACCTCGCTGGCGAAGAACTGAAACTCCAGGGTGTTGTCCCTGCCGCTCAGTTTGATCGTCCTCCGCGTATCGGCACCATCATGGACTTCGTAGTTGACCACATCGACGAATCCCAAGGCCTCGTCTTCCTCTCACGCGAAGGCGCCGTCTCACAAGCGAACTGGCAACAGCTTAAAGCCGGCATGTCAATCGAAGCTCGCTGCACCGCCACCAACAAAGGCGGCCTCGAACTCGAACTCGTCGGCTCTATCAAAGGCTTCATGCCCGCATCACAAATCGACACACACCATGTCGAAGACCTTGAACAATTCGTCGGCCAAAAGCTCACAGGTGTCGTTCAGGAAATCGACCATAAAGCCAAACGCGTCGTGCTTTCACGTCGCCAACAGCTCGATATCGAACGTAAAGCAGCCAAAGAAAAAGTACTCGCTGAAATCGAAGTCGGACAAGTCCTCACAGGCAAAGTCCGCTCAATCGTCGACTTCGGTGCATTCATCGACCTCGGCGGCGTAGACGGCCTCGTCCACGTCACCGACATGTCCTATACCCATGTCAACAAACCAGCCGACTTCGTTAAAGTCGGTGAAGAGGTTGAAGTCAAAGTCCTTAAGCTCGACAAGGAAAAAGACCGCATCTCACTTGGCATGAAGCAAGTCAAGCCAGATCCTTGGTCACTCGTCGATGGTAAATACAAGGTTGGCGATCAGGTCGAAGGCAAGATCCTCCGCACTGCGAACTTCGGCGCTTTTGTCGAACTCGAAGCAGGCATCGAAGGCCTCCTCCCCATTTCTGAAATGTCATGGGGCCGTGTCCGCTCTGCGAACGATGTTGTCAAAGTCGGCGATAAAATCCACCTCGCTATCATCTCACTCGATCCAGAAAAACATAAAATGTCGCTCTCGATCAAGTCATCGCTCGGCGACCCTTGGGTTGGTGCAGAACATAAGTACGCGAAACTTTCCGTCATCAAAGGTAAGGTCCTTTCGCTTACCACATTCGGCGCATTTATCGAACTCGAATCTGGCGTCGAAGGTCTCATTCACATCTCAGAACTCTCCGACAAGCGTGTCCGCTCTGTCGACTCCGTTCTCAATGTTGGTGAAGAACATGAATTCCGCGTAATCGAAATCTCAGAGTCCGAACGCAAGATCAAACTTTCGATCAAAGCCATCGGCAAATCTGAAGAAGAAATCGCTAAATCATCTGAGCCACGTGGTGGCAAGCGTGACCCACGCCCATCACAAATGACCTCCAGCAGACGTCCCAAACGCGACGACCTCAAATCAGGTCTCGGCGATGTTGGTGGCATGGGACTTGGCGGCCTCAAGCTCGAAGATTTCCTGAAATAA
- a CDS encoding CGGC domain-containing protein, whose protein sequence is MKKVGIIRCQQTEHLCPGTSCFKAASTGRFNFEPFGPCEIIGFISCGGCPGKQAVARSAEMVKRGAEAIFMGTCIAKGTPIGFACPHWEQMKQAIEKKIGPNIPLIIGTHPAPGDKAK, encoded by the coding sequence ATGAAAAAAGTCGGAATCATTCGTTGCCAACAAACAGAGCATCTTTGCCCAGGCACCTCTTGCTTTAAAGCGGCATCAACAGGCAGGTTCAATTTTGAACCATTTGGCCCATGCGAAATCATCGGTTTTATCAGTTGCGGCGGCTGCCCCGGCAAACAGGCGGTTGCCCGTTCGGCTGAGATGGTGAAACGCGGCGCGGAAGCGATTTTTATGGGTACTTGTATTGCCAAAGGTACGCCGATCGGCTTTGCTTGCCCCCACTGGGAACAGATGAAACAGGCAATCGAAAAGAAGATCGGCCCGAACATCCCGCTCATCATCGGTACCCATCCTGCCCCGGGTGATAAGGCCAAATAA
- a CDS encoding GspE/PulE/PilB domain-containing protein: MRPLKAANGSALKQQPADDPGPNLKLTTSPPNNVRPVSKPNHLLDQNKEHLNWTSDDHSEAEIHEEQSNVGDMILDSRPINLFNETFDQTCLSMLTPELAWQNLVLPIRMHEGTLICATTKSMLDAALNMLQQHLTETPFKLTLVESHLLEMFIAERYDYEGVDEA; the protein is encoded by the coding sequence ATGCGTCCACTTAAAGCTGCAAACGGTTCTGCACTCAAACAACAACCCGCCGATGACCCCGGCCCCAATCTTAAACTCACAACCTCACCACCCAACAATGTCAGACCCGTCAGTAAACCCAATCATCTACTTGATCAGAACAAAGAACACCTCAACTGGACTTCTGACGACCACTCAGAAGCCGAAATCCACGAAGAGCAATCAAACGTCGGCGACATGATCCTCGACTCCAGACCCATCAACCTCTTCAACGAAACCTTCGATCAAACCTGCCTCAGCATGCTCACCCCCGAGCTCGCTTGGCAGAACCTCGTCCTACCCATCCGCATGCACGAAGGCACCCTCATCTGTGCCACCACCAAGTCCATGCTCGACGCCGCACTAAACATGCTCCAACAGCACCTCACCGAAACACCCTTCAAACTCACACTCGTCGAATCGCACCTCCTCGAAATGTTCATCGCAGAACGTTACGACTATGAAGGTGTTGATGAAGCCTAA
- a CDS encoding BaiN/RdsA family NAD(P)/FAD-dependent oxidoreductase, with the protein MTHINKPISSLTSPDVLIIGAGAAGLFAAIHTARINPNLNILILDSAKQVGTKILVSGGSRCNVTHHKVSPKDYAGASKNQINKILKSYTIKQTINFFEQIGISLKQEPTGKMFPTTDSARDVLNALLSECSRLGITILTNHKVSSIQPLHSRPPSSPQFEVRTENTHQFTPRTIILATGGRSLPKSGSDGSGYTLAQALGHTITNTTPALVPLTFPKGHYLTSLSGLSFDTTLTLSASTGKTIHQHSASLLLTHFGLSGPAAMDISRHFIAATQNDPHAKLTASLISDQSNHSFESLEQQLIAAAKQSPTSHLINHITKNYLAHIPGSSKLLTAIFSHHLNIDPTTPLAQLSRDHRRSLIHTLLALPLNVTGNRGWNYAEVTAGGIPLTEINLKSMSSRHTPNLHLIGEILNVDGRIGGFNFQFAWSTAYIAAQAISASID; encoded by the coding sequence ATGACACATATCAACAAACCAATCTCATCGCTCACTTCACCCGACGTTCTCATCATCGGCGCTGGTGCCGCAGGCCTCTTCGCCGCGATCCACACTGCACGCATCAACCCAAACCTAAACATCCTCATCCTTGATTCAGCGAAGCAAGTCGGCACAAAAATCCTCGTCTCAGGGGGTTCACGTTGCAACGTCACTCACCACAAAGTTTCGCCAAAAGACTACGCAGGTGCATCGAAAAACCAGATCAATAAAATTCTCAAATCTTACACTATCAAACAAACCATTAATTTCTTCGAACAGATCGGCATCTCTCTCAAACAAGAACCCACCGGCAAAATGTTCCCCACAACCGACTCGGCTCGTGATGTGCTCAACGCACTACTCTCCGAATGTAGCCGCCTTGGCATAACCATCCTGACCAATCACAAAGTCTCATCTATTCAACCACTGCACTCACGTCCTCCTTCCTCACCTCAATTTGAAGTCCGTACTGAGAACACTCATCAATTCACACCTCGTACCATCATTCTCGCTACTGGTGGCCGCTCCTTGCCCAAATCCGGATCAGACGGCTCTGGTTACACCCTCGCCCAGGCACTCGGCCACACCATCACCAACACGACCCCTGCCCTCGTCCCACTCACCTTCCCAAAAGGCCATTATCTCACTTCCCTCTCTGGCCTCTCATTCGACACCACTCTCACACTCTCCGCTTCAACCGGCAAAACCATCCATCAGCACTCCGCCTCACTTTTACTCACACACTTCGGTCTCTCCGGCCCCGCCGCCATGGACATCTCTCGACACTTCATCGCCGCCACGCAAAACGACCCTCACGCCAAACTCACCGCATCACTGATCAGCGATCAATCCAATCACTCATTCGAATCACTCGAGCAACAACTCATCGCCGCAGCAAAACAATCCCCCACCTCCCACCTCATCAATCACATCACCAAAAACTACCTCGCCCACATCCCCGGCTCATCCAAGCTTTTAACCGCTATTTTCTCACACCACCTCAATATCGATCCCACAACACCGCTCGCCCAACTATCACGCGATCATCGCCGATCACTCATCCACACCCTTCTCGCACTCCCCCTCAATGTGACTGGCAATCGCGGCTGGAACTACGCCGAGGTCACCGCAGGCGGCATCCCTCTCACCGAAATCAATCTCAAATCCATGTCCTCTCGTCACACCCCCAACCTCCACCTTATTGGCGAAATCCTCAATGTAGATGGTCGTATCGGCGGGTTCAATTTCCAATTCGCTTGGTCCACCGCCTATATCGCCGCTCAAGCGATCTCCGCTTCCATCGATTAA
- a CDS encoding phosphotransferase has product MLSESIMVRRQELDREKGFVWLDLEGGGDIALIEDLLRRRGWIGGRAKVEKIEQAGEGNMNLVMRVYVKGNEGRGESGRRMILKQGRPWVEKYPEIAAPWERVGQEYEVYRVIRDIVGVREWVPGVVGYDDGMRMLGLEDLGEGLGIDAFYQGKGMDEEEVDWLAGVLKRLHGAELSKEVREGLQNEDMRRLNYEYLFVQPLNRGGENDERLDGFEKGLLAVVKDLRRDEPLREGVRELGEIYMDVEGRGGVLLHGDYYPGSWHRPIKVRNESIRGRRGVLDWEFSFVGHRSVDLGVFVGHAAMSKQKIDVVERFLAVYESVGDSVMSGFAGNEVIRRLAGVAQLPIEKSDGWRAEMLVRAREAIVNGDWRALWR; this is encoded by the coding sequence ATGCTCAGTGAATCAATAATGGTCAGACGGCAGGAATTAGATCGAGAGAAGGGTTTTGTGTGGCTGGATTTGGAGGGTGGTGGTGATATTGCATTGATAGAGGATCTGCTGCGTAGGCGAGGATGGATTGGAGGGCGAGCGAAGGTTGAGAAGATTGAGCAGGCGGGTGAGGGGAATATGAATTTGGTAATGCGGGTGTATGTGAAGGGAAACGAGGGCAGGGGGGAAAGTGGTCGGCGGATGATTTTAAAGCAGGGGCGGCCTTGGGTTGAGAAATATCCGGAGATCGCTGCGCCGTGGGAGCGTGTTGGGCAGGAGTATGAGGTCTATCGTGTAATTAGGGATATTGTGGGTGTGAGGGAATGGGTGCCGGGGGTTGTGGGGTATGATGATGGGATGCGGATGCTGGGGCTTGAGGATCTGGGCGAAGGTTTGGGGATCGATGCGTTTTATCAAGGCAAGGGGATGGATGAAGAGGAAGTTGATTGGTTAGCAGGTGTGTTGAAGCGGTTGCATGGAGCGGAATTGAGTAAGGAAGTACGGGAAGGGTTGCAGAATGAGGATATGCGGCGGTTGAACTATGAGTATCTGTTTGTGCAGCCATTGAATAGAGGCGGTGAAAATGATGAACGACTAGATGGGTTTGAGAAAGGGTTGTTGGCGGTTGTGAAAGATTTAAGGCGGGATGAGCCGTTGCGTGAAGGTGTGCGAGAATTAGGTGAGATATACATGGATGTTGAAGGAAGAGGGGGCGTGCTGTTGCATGGTGATTATTACCCGGGCAGTTGGCACAGGCCGATTAAAGTGAGGAATGAGAGCATCCGCGGAAGACGGGGTGTGCTGGATTGGGAATTCAGTTTTGTGGGTCATCGTAGTGTGGATCTGGGTGTTTTTGTCGGGCATGCAGCGATGTCTAAGCAAAAGATAGATGTGGTTGAACGGTTTTTGGCTGTGTATGAAAGTGTAGGAGATTCGGTGATGAGTGGCTTTGCGGGGAATGAAGTGATTCGTCGGCTGGCTGGGGTTGCGCAGTTGCCGATTGAGAAGAGTGATGGATGGCGAGCAGAAATGTTGGTGAGAGCGCGTGAGGCTATTGTGAATGGTGATTGGCGGGCGCTATGGCGATAG
- a CDS encoding CDP-alcohol phosphatidyltransferase family protein — protein sequence MYRQLPNALTVSRLFFAAFFFLTLNQYRYGTNTDIYLIAATVLFVIGAITDALDGYYARKWDVVSKFGRIVDPFCDKILVVGAFIYLMGARFVIPESAADGDFFNMVTGIYPWMVVVILARELLVTGIRGELEGDGINFQANWWGKIKMILQCIVIPIILIIVYLDPKQPGREYLAIIRDILVYATVIATIISGIPYITSAASLIKANKPQ from the coding sequence ATGTACCGCCAACTCCCCAATGCACTCACCGTCTCACGACTCTTCTTCGCCGCATTCTTCTTCCTCACACTCAATCAATACCGTTACGGCACCAACACTGACATCTACCTCATCGCCGCCACCGTCCTCTTCGTCATTGGTGCAATCACCGACGCCCTCGATGGCTACTACGCCCGTAAATGGGATGTCGTCTCAAAATTTGGCCGCATCGTCGATCCATTCTGCGACAAAATCCTCGTCGTCGGCGCTTTCATTTACCTCATGGGCGCCCGCTTTGTCATCCCCGAAAGCGCAGCTGATGGCGATTTCTTCAATATGGTCACAGGCATCTACCCCTGGATGGTCGTCGTCATTCTCGCACGCGAACTACTCGTCACAGGCATCCGTGGCGAACTCGAAGGTGATGGCATCAACTTCCAAGCCAACTGGTGGGGTAAGATCAAAATGATCCTCCAGTGCATCGTCATCCCCATCATCCTCATCATTGTCTACCTCGACCCCAAGCAGCCTGGCCGCGAGTATCTTGCCATCATCCGCGATATCCTCGTCTACGCCACCGTCATCGCCACCATCATCTCCGGCATCCCCTACATCACATCCGCCGCCTCACTCATCAAAGCAAACAAACCTCAATAA
- a CDS encoding rhamnulokinase, whose translation MPNPLGFIAFDLGAESGRTILASLQSDTISLQEINRFLNLPQHTPSGYHWAIIETWRHLQDGLTKAAAHARKNNIDLISLGVDTWGVDYALLGPANQLLGLPFAYRDDRNPPAMQAALQTIPPKDLYAATGIQFLPFNSLFQLLAQKHANPIPLQHAQHILFIPDLLHYFFSGIPANEATIASTSQMLNPRTGKWATQLFAKLHLPTHFLHNIRPAASTLGPITPDIASRCNCPPIKVILPGSHDTASAIAAVPVDTQNSSNWAYLSSGTWSLMGAEIDQPILTDAAREAGFTNERGVENKIRFLKNIAGLWLVQEVRRDYLTQGTTYDYPELTTAAAQADPFRTLINPAHAPFSTPNNIHQKIADFATTTSQPIPQTHGQLTRTCLESLAFAYRDTHRKLQTLLKQPIDTLHIVGGGGKNDLLNQMTADATGCTVIVGPYEATAIGNALTQAIGSRHVRNLHHLRQIVRNSFDLKTFSPQNTTAYDHQADRFADLCQTDTNC comes from the coding sequence ATGCCCAACCCTCTTGGCTTCATCGCTTTCGACCTCGGCGCAGAGTCCGGCCGCACCATTCTCGCATCCCTTCAAAGCGACACCATCTCTCTCCAAGAAATAAACCGATTCCTCAACCTCCCGCAACACACACCTTCTGGCTACCACTGGGCAATCATCGAAACTTGGCGACATCTCCAAGACGGCCTCACCAAAGCCGCCGCTCATGCCCGCAAAAACAACATCGACCTCATCTCACTCGGCGTCGACACCTGGGGCGTTGACTACGCCTTACTCGGCCCAGCCAACCAACTCCTCGGCCTCCCCTTCGCCTACCGCGATGACCGCAATCCTCCCGCCATGCAAGCAGCGCTCCAAACCATTCCCCCCAAAGATCTCTATGCCGCCACAGGCATCCAATTCCTTCCCTTCAACTCCCTCTTCCAACTCCTCGCCCAAAAGCACGCCAACCCCATCCCACTCCAGCACGCACAGCACATCCTCTTCATCCCCGACCTGCTCCACTACTTCTTCTCAGGCATACCTGCCAACGAAGCCACCATCGCCTCAACCTCTCAGATGCTCAACCCACGCACAGGCAAATGGGCCACACAGCTCTTCGCCAAACTACACCTCCCCACCCACTTCCTTCACAACATCCGGCCCGCCGCTTCAACCCTCGGCCCAATCACCCCCGATATAGCCTCACGCTGCAACTGCCCACCCATCAAAGTCATCCTGCCCGGCTCACACGACACTGCCTCCGCCATCGCCGCCGTTCCTGTCGACACTCAAAACTCAAGCAATTGGGCCTACCTTTCCTCCGGCACATGGTCTCTCATGGGCGCCGAAATCGATCAACCCATCCTCACCGATGCCGCACGCGAAGCCGGTTTCACCAATGAACGCGGTGTCGAAAATAAAATCCGCTTCCTCAAAAACATCGCCGGTCTTTGGCTCGTCCAGGAAGTCCGACGCGACTACCTCACACAAGGCACAACCTACGACTACCCAGAACTCACCACCGCCGCCGCCCAAGCCGATCCTTTCCGAACACTCATCAACCCCGCACACGCACCTTTCAGTACCCCCAATAACATCCACCAAAAAATCGCTGACTTTGCCACCACCACTTCCCAGCCCATCCCCCAGACCCATGGCCAGCTCACCCGTACTTGCCTCGAATCCCTCGCTTTCGCCTATCGTGATACGCACCGCAAACTCCAAACGCTTCTTAAACAGCCCATCGACACACTCCATATCGTCGGCGGTGGCGGTAAAAACGACCTCCTCAACCAAATGACCGCCGATGCCACCGGCTGTACCGTCATCGTCGGCCCATACGAAGCCACTGCCATCGGCAACGCGCTCACCCAAGCCATCGGCTCTCGCCACGTCCGAAACCTACATCATCTCCGACAAATCGTCCGAAACTCATTCGATCTCAAAACCTTCTCCCCCCAGAATACCACCGCCTACGATCACCAAGCAGATCGCTTCGCCGATCTCTGCCAAACCGATACAAATTGTTAA
- a CDS encoding nucleoside hydrolase, which translates to MRWLLYVVVVLVSYGLMSCGGVSDREVEGGGEKIQVWMDVDPANGIGEVDDGLMMIAGFSSERVDVRGVSVVFGNSPVVYGKAIGGNIVRAFGPEYLWSEGVHVGAESDRDLGEETEAVKAMIAGLEGLEADESMVVLATGPVTNVATVLLKRPDLQEKIQKIVVVAGRRPGQKLRSGEMDEIRFTDLNFENDVEGMQVLLRSEVELVLVPWEVASQVWLTRDDLEKLRAEGGGRGIYIYATTQHWFDAWEKEFGAGKEKGFNPFDTLALGYVVDPGMFETEEVVARVERGLSDMKGEEMKMKDYLTVRKVGEVVAGVDEDAACKEVCYVYGVDAKKFKEWLLEHLRD; encoded by the coding sequence ATGAGATGGCTATTGTATGTTGTCGTTGTATTAGTGAGCTATGGGCTGATGAGTTGCGGTGGTGTGAGCGATCGTGAAGTAGAGGGCGGTGGGGAAAAGATACAGGTTTGGATGGATGTTGACCCGGCGAACGGAATCGGTGAGGTTGATGATGGATTGATGATGATTGCGGGGTTTAGTAGTGAGCGGGTGGACGTCCGTGGGGTGAGTGTTGTGTTTGGGAATTCGCCGGTGGTGTATGGGAAGGCGATCGGTGGGAATATTGTGAGAGCGTTTGGGCCAGAGTATTTATGGTCGGAAGGTGTGCATGTTGGGGCTGAAAGTGATCGTGATTTAGGAGAAGAGACGGAAGCGGTGAAGGCGATGATTGCGGGTTTGGAGGGTTTGGAAGCGGATGAGTCGATGGTGGTGTTGGCAACAGGGCCGGTAACGAATGTGGCGACGGTGTTGCTGAAGAGGCCGGATTTGCAGGAGAAGATACAAAAAATTGTGGTTGTTGCAGGGCGGAGGCCGGGCCAAAAATTACGATCAGGCGAGATGGATGAGATCAGATTTACGGATTTGAATTTTGAGAATGATGTAGAAGGGATGCAGGTATTATTGCGGAGTGAGGTGGAGTTGGTGTTGGTGCCATGGGAGGTGGCGAGTCAGGTTTGGTTGACACGAGATGATTTAGAGAAGCTACGCGCGGAAGGCGGCGGACGAGGGATTTATATTTATGCAACCACGCAACACTGGTTTGATGCGTGGGAGAAAGAATTTGGGGCGGGGAAGGAGAAAGGGTTTAATCCGTTTGATACGTTGGCATTGGGATATGTTGTAGATCCGGGCATGTTTGAGACCGAAGAGGTGGTTGCAAGAGTGGAACGTGGGCTCAGTGATATGAAGGGTGAGGAGATGAAGATGAAAGACTATCTGACGGTTAGGAAAGTAGGGGAAGTTGTTGCGGGTGTGGATGAGGATGCGGCATGTAAAGAGGTGTGTTATGTGTATGGGGTTGACGCGAAGAAGTTTAAGGAGTGGCTTCTTGAGCATCTGAGGGATTGA
- a CDS encoding beta-N-acetylhexosaminidase, which produces MKSTTILICLSISIILFSPLNLTAQQASNTYNIIPQPQKIEPIGDPFVLTSQTFILAKTPDTEPLAKQLIDYILPSSGFAPMISNHERDSSVIILSTDNPDPILGDEGYTLTVTPKNITINANTTTGIFYGIQTFRQLMPVQAFSPSEDDDEHTHWAIPGVRITDTPRFKYRGLMLDEARNFHGKTFVKRLLDIMAIHKLNRLHWHLTDDQGWRIEIKRYPLLTSYGSIRAESPFANNRNLGNDTVYGPHFYTQQDIREIVDYAKKRHIEILPEIEMPGHAQAAIASYPYLGNSMDPIPVRTTWGISSHIFNLEERTFLFLENILDEVAELFPYQYIHIGGDEVPKNEWVNNPLAKQIMDQNGFTNIEQLQGYFVNRIEEFLLTKDKYIVGWDEILEGGIQPSATIMSWRGTEGGIAAAKAGHNVIMTPTTHVYLDYYQARNTRREPPAIGGYLPLQKVYSFNPTEGIEPDDAERVLGVQGNIWTEYMLAPWQVEWMAFPRGIAIAEIGWSPQDNRDYTNFHDRLKTHLKRLDYMNVYYRPLDSETEPHTPNPKPSANQ; this is translated from the coding sequence ATGAAAAGCACAACAATCCTGATCTGCCTCAGCATCAGCATCATCCTTTTCTCACCCCTCAACCTAACCGCTCAACAAGCCTCAAACACCTACAACATCATCCCTCAGCCTCAAAAAATCGAGCCCATCGGCGACCCCTTCGTCCTCACCTCTCAAACCTTCATCCTCGCAAAAACACCCGACACCGAACCCCTCGCCAAGCAACTCATCGACTACATCCTCCCCTCCTCAGGCTTCGCGCCCATGATCTCCAACCATGAACGCGACAGCAGTGTCATCATCCTCTCAACTGATAACCCAGACCCCATACTCGGCGATGAAGGCTACACACTCACCGTCACTCCCAAAAACATCACCATCAACGCCAACACCACCACCGGCATCTTCTACGGCATACAAACATTCCGACAACTCATGCCCGTACAAGCCTTCTCTCCTTCCGAGGATGACGACGAGCATACCCACTGGGCCATCCCCGGCGTCCGTATCACCGATACGCCACGCTTCAAATACCGCGGCCTCATGCTCGATGAGGCCCGCAATTTCCACGGCAAAACATTCGTCAAACGACTCCTCGACATCATGGCCATCCACAAACTCAACCGCCTTCACTGGCACCTCACCGACGACCAAGGTTGGCGCATCGAAATCAAACGCTACCCCCTCCTCACTTCCTACGGCTCCATTCGCGCCGAATCACCATTCGCCAACAATCGCAACCTCGGTAACGACACCGTCTACGGCCCACACTTCTACACACAACAAGATATCCGTGAAATCGTTGACTACGCCAAAAAAAGACACATCGAAATCCTTCCCGAAATCGAAATGCCTGGCCACGCCCAAGCCGCCATCGCATCCTACCCATACCTCGGCAACAGCATGGACCCCATCCCCGTCCGCACCACATGGGGCATCTCCAGCCACATCTTCAACCTCGAAGAACGCACCTTCCTTTTCCTCGAAAATATCCTCGATGAAGTCGCCGAATTATTCCCCTATCAATACATCCATATTGGTGGCGATGAAGTCCCAAAGAATGAATGGGTCAACAACCCGCTTGCAAAGCAGATCATGGATCAAAATGGCTTCACCAACATCGAACAGCTTCAAGGCTATTTCGTGAATAGAATTGAAGAGTTCCTATTAACCAAGGACAAATACATTGTTGGATGGGACGAAATCCTTGAAGGCGGCATTCAACCCTCCGCCACGATCATGAGTTGGCGTGGTACCGAAGGCGGCATCGCCGCAGCCAAAGCTGGACACAACGTCATCATGACCCCGACCACACACGTCTACCTCGATTACTATCAAGCCCGTAACACTCGACGTGAACCACCCGCTATCGGTGGTTACCTCCCCCTGCAAAAAGTTTACAGTTTCAACCCCACCGAAGGTATTGAACCCGATGATGCCGAACGTGTACTCGGCGTTCAAGGCAATATCTGGACCGAATATATGCTGGCTCCTTGGCAGGTGGAATGGATGGCCTTCCCCCGCGGTATTGCCATCGCTGAGATCGGCTGGTCACCGCAAGATAATCGCGACTACACCAACTTCCATGATCGCCTCAAAACCCACCTCAAGCGGCTCGACTATATGAATGTCTACTATCGCCCCCTCGATAGTGAAACCGAACCCCATACCCCAAACCCTAAACCATCAGCCAATCAATAA